The following are encoded together in the Deltaproteobacteria bacterium genome:
- a CDS encoding YggS family pyridoxal phosphate-dependent enzyme, with protein sequence MDIASNYRRVRDHVAAIALRCGRQPESITIVCAAKTKSAEAVQAALAAGATDIGENYVQEAQEKIAQVSTPARWHLLGHLQRNKARVAIRLFTLIHSLDNLALAQELHRQGEKQGLVVRTLLEVNLGGEATKSGIDPQQIEPLLSATAALPQVRIEGLMTVPPPGPTAEASRPYFYALAQLRAQYASFQAANIDLRELSMGMTDDYTVAIEEGATIVRIGRAIFGDR encoded by the coding sequence ATGGATATTGCCTCCAACTATCGCCGCGTCCGAGATCACGTCGCCGCAATCGCGCTCCGCTGCGGTCGGCAGCCGGAATCCATTACCATTGTGTGCGCAGCAAAAACCAAGAGTGCCGAGGCCGTGCAAGCCGCGCTTGCCGCGGGAGCCACGGACATCGGCGAGAACTACGTCCAGGAGGCGCAGGAAAAGATCGCGCAGGTGAGCACGCCGGCGCGCTGGCATCTGCTCGGCCATCTGCAGCGCAATAAAGCGCGGGTGGCGATCCGACTCTTCACGTTGATCCACTCGCTCGATAACCTTGCCCTTGCTCAAGAGCTGCATCGGCAGGGCGAAAAACAGGGGCTCGTCGTACGCACTTTGTTAGAAGTGAACTTAGGTGGCGAGGCCACGAAAAGCGGGATTGACCCGCAGCAGATCGAGCCCTTGCTCTCGGCCACCGCAGCCCTGCCTCAGGTGCGTATCGAAGGCTTGATGACGGTCCCGCCACCAGGACCGACTGCCGAAGCCTCGCGTCCCTATTTCTACGCGCTGGCACAGTTGCGGGCGCAGTACGCAAGTTTCCAGGCGGCGAACATCGATTTGCGGGAACTCTCCATGGGCATGACAGACGATTACACCGTGGCAATCGAAGAAGGCGCAACCATCGTACGGATTGGCCGCGCCATTTTCGGCGACCGCTGA
- the proC gene encoding pyrroline-5-carboxylate reductase: protein MKKIGFLGAGNMAGALIKGLLSAKLYRPQDMVVSDVLPIQLRKIQRTYKVNGVRNNREVVREAQTILLAVKPQILAQVLAEIQPEVTKEKVFISIAAGVPLRRLEDGLGGNARVVRVMPNTPALLGKGIAVVVRGSKAKPQDEKLALSLFRGVGEALAVKDEALMDPVTGLSGSGPAYVYLFAEALISGGIQEGLSPKVATQLAFQTLEGAVAMLKEAGKSPKELRAMVTSPGGTTLAGLSRLEEGQFSATVAAAVGSATRRSKELGQS, encoded by the coding sequence ATGAAGAAAATCGGGTTTCTCGGTGCCGGGAATATGGCCGGCGCGCTCATCAAAGGCTTACTGTCGGCCAAGCTCTATCGTCCGCAAGACATGGTCGTCAGCGACGTCCTCCCCATTCAACTGCGGAAAATCCAACGCACTTATAAGGTGAACGGGGTGCGTAATAATCGCGAGGTCGTGCGCGAGGCACAAACGATTCTTCTGGCTGTCAAACCGCAGATCCTTGCCCAAGTGCTGGCGGAGATTCAGCCTGAGGTCACCAAAGAGAAGGTGTTCATCTCCATTGCCGCCGGCGTACCCTTGCGTCGTTTAGAAGATGGGCTCGGAGGCAACGCCCGTGTAGTGCGGGTGATGCCGAACACGCCGGCCTTACTTGGAAAAGGCATCGCCGTGGTGGTACGCGGCAGCAAAGCCAAACCTCAAGACGAAAAACTGGCCCTGTCCTTGTTTCGCGGTGTCGGTGAGGCATTAGCCGTCAAAGACGAAGCTCTCATGGACCCGGTTACCGGCTTGAGCGGCAGCGGTCCCGCCTATGTGTACCTGTTTGCCGAGGCGCTCATCAGCGGAGGCATACAGGAAGGGCTGTCTCCCAAAGTCGCGACCCAACTCGCTTTCCAGACCCTGGAGGGAGCCGTCGCGATGCTCAAGGAGGCGGGCAAAAGCCCCAAGGAGCTGCGCGCTATGGTCACTTCGCCGGGAGGCACCACCTTGGCGGGCTTGTCGCGCCTGGAAGAAGGACAATTCTCCGCGACGGTGGCCGCAGCCGTCGGCTCCGCTACGCGGCGATCGAAAGAATTAGGGCAAAGCTAG